The Coffea eugenioides isolate CCC68of chromosome 8, Ceug_1.0, whole genome shotgun sequence genome has a segment encoding these proteins:
- the LOC113780446 gene encoding protein FAR1-RELATED SEQUENCE 5-like encodes MDCSKLAENGTPELGMEFNSEEDAYKFYNKYAFKMGFSVRKDYLNKDKDGVTTSRRYSCCKEGVKRKYEGDVMPKRTRAPTKTGCGAKMVIVLFRGTMKYRVHDLVLEHNHELHIAQCAHMMPSQRKVSVAQGFQAEISEDAGLSLKQSHELMGTEAGGMGNVGYTRDDLKRYLRTRRERSLKYGEAGSMLNYFQEQTLENPSFFHAVQLDCEEQITNIFWADAGMLIDYNFFGDVVTFDTTYKTNKEYRPLGVFVGFNQHRQIVIFGAALMYDETIDSFKWVFGTFLEAMCGKHPSTILTDQDHAMAAALSIVMPETFHGLCTFHIRRNFMKHLGNHYKENSDLPYMFGACMYEFEEVEQFNRVWEAMVKKHNLENNEWLSGLYKIRDKWARCMMKERWTAGMRSTQLSESLNAAIKNHLKLDHDLVQFFRHFNRVVDEKRHNELIAEYEMRQKLPMVGLRQTPMLVHASETYSPTVFVAFQNEYGESTAMVILRQQDAAMFVEFAVMRYDGGPERTVVFNRNDLSVRCSCKKYENEGILCGHALKVFDTVGIKIIPPEYIKRRWTKRARAGDCFDRRG; translated from the coding sequence ATGGATTGCAGCAAATTGGCAGAAAATGGGACCCCTGAATTAGGAATGGAGTTCAACAGTGAAGAGGATGCGTACAAGTTTTACAACAAGTATGCCTTTAAAATGGGTTTCAGTGTACGTAAAGACTATCTGAATAAAGACAAAGACGGCGTGACCACGTCTAGGAGATATAGTTGCTGCAAGGAAGGTGTGAAACGCAAGTACGAAGGTGATGTGATGCCAAAGAGGACACGAGCGCCGACGAAAACAGGGTGTGGAGCTAAGATGGTTATCGTGTTGTTTAGAGGGACAATGAAGTACCGTGTGCATGACCTTGTCTTAGAGCATAATCATGAGTTGCACATTGCTCAATGTGCTCACATGATGCCATCACAAAGAAAAGTGAGTGTGGCTCAAGGATTCCAAGCTGAAATAAGCGAGGATGCTGGGCTTTCATTGAAACAGAGCCATGAGCTTATGGGAACGGAAGCAGGTGGGATGGGTAATGTGGGATATACTCGGGATGATCTTAAACGATATCTTCGAACGAGACGGGAAAGGAGCTTGAAATATGGAGAAGCAGGTAGCATGCTGAATTATTTTCAAGAGCAAACACTCGAGAATCCATCCTTTTTTCATGCCGTACAGCTGGACTGTGAAGAGCAGATAACGAATATCTTTTGGGCTGATGCAGGAATGTTAATTGACTACAACTTTTTTGGAGACGTAGTCACATTCGACACaacctacaaaacaaataaagaataccGGCCACTTGGAGTATTTGTGGGTTTTAACCAGCATAGGCAAATTGTGATATTCGGTGCTGCCCTTATGTATGATGAGACGATAGATTCTTTCAAATGGGTGTTTGGTACATTTTTAGAAGCAATGTGCGGAAAACATCCAAGTACCATACTAACCGACCAAGATCACGCCATGGCAGCCGCTCTTTCAATTGTCATGCCTGAAACATTTCACGGTCTATGTACGTTTCACATAAGGCGTAATTTTATGAAACATCTTGGCAATCACTACAAGGAAAATAGTGATCTTCCATACATGTTTGGTGCCTGCATGTATGAGTTTGAAGAAGTGGAACAATTCAATAGGGTGTGGGAGGCGATGGTGAAGAAACACAatcttgaaaataatgaatggcTCTCCGGGTTGTATAAAATTCGTGATAAATGGGCAAGGTGCAtgatgaaagaaagatggaCCGCGGGAATGCGAAGCACCCAACTCAGCGAAAGCCTAAATGCAGCaattaaaaatcatttgaaactggATCATGACCTTGTGCAGTTCTTTAGACATTTCAATCGGGTGGTTGATGAAAAGAGACATAATGAACTGATCGCAGAATATGAAATGAGGCAAAAGCTCCCCATGGTAGGGTTAAGGCAAACACCTATGCTTGTGCATGCATCAGAGACGTATTCACCAACCGTATTTGTTGCATTCCAAAATGAATATGGCGAGTCAACAGCTATGGTTATATTGAGACAACAAGATGCAGCGATGTTTGTGGAGTTTGCGGTCATGAGGTATGATGGAGGACCTGAAAGAACAGTAGTATTCAATCGGAATGATCTAAGTGTACGTTGCAGTTGCAAAAAATACGAGAATGAAGGCATTTTATGTGGGCACGCGTTGAAGGTGTTTGATACCGTGGGCATAAAAATAATTCCTCCTGAATACATTAAGAGGCGATGGACAAAAAGAGCTCGGGCTGGAGACTGTTTTGATCGGCGAGGATAG